aaatcttaagatccacacttttaatttaattacatccGGGTTGTTGAGGGATGTTATACGCAGAAGAAGAAACCCCTTTATAATAGGGATTATATCCAGTAACTTGTCCAGGGCCAGGTTGCATTCGGTGAAGCATTCCAGGATACGGCGTAGAGGTTAGTGGAAGTGGTGCAAGAGCTGGAGCTGAGCTCGAAGGGATATTTACTGGATTAGGTTGAGTGGGTGTTGAAGGAGTGTTATTTTGTAGAGTGTACATGTTGACGGGCATCATGGGTGGATAAGGACGATGGACGTTGGATTGTGGTGGCTTTGGTATACGCTGTTGCTGCTGTTGTTGATATAACTGTTGTTGATGGTTTTGTTGTAACCCTGGATTTAGAGAATGTTGCTCAGGTTGAGGAACAGTAGTAGTATTAACAGGTGGGGCTTGTGTTGGAGTAGGTGTGGGTTGTGATTCTTCCTGTGAAGCCTTTCCTTGAAGAGGATCAAACTCTTTACTTTCTTCTCCATTCATGGACAACTTCTGTTCATCTCCAGTTGAAGGACTAGATACCTCTTTTTCAacctctctttctttctttctggaTGCTCCTACAACTTGAGTATCATCCTCCAAAGAATCCAACAATCTATTAACACGATCTCTAATTTGACGAAGTTCATTCTTCACAGACTCTACATTTCCAGTTAACCCAAGTGCCTTTGAGCTTTCTTCAGAGGCTCCATTGACTAGTAGTGTTAGCTTCAAAACTGGAGATATCTCCAAACCGAAAGCCAAATCTGCACTATCAAAAATTGTGATGAGATCTCCATCGTCATctttatatttgagtaaaatcTCATCATCATTGGTCAACTTCCCTCTGAATACACGCTGAAGCATGAGAATTAATTCATCATAGGTTAGTTCCTCGTTGTGAATAGAGACGCGACGAATATCATTGCCTAAAGTGGCTTTTATCATTAGTTTGCTCATTCTATTGCCTTCCTTTGAAAGCACTAATCAATCtggaattaaaatgaaaaaaatacttatgaataCTTTGAAGataaacatttgtttttgaaGACAACGATAGTGTTTTGTATATTaacatatgataaaaaaaagatatatatttaacaactgACAAACTGGATATTCATGTGTgcaacaaatgtatattttatgaatgtatgtacaaataattatCTGAATGTTCCACAGCTCATCAAAATGGAGTCTTCTCTACCATGGAGCGAAGAAATGAACCGCTTTTATTCAATCATAAAAATTCCaacaaagtaattattttttttaaactctccATATGAAGAGGGATTTCATTAAATAGCTTGATTGatggttttatttaattatttttgcacgAGACGGACATGGATGTGATGACAAACAAGTCATCATTCAATGCAAATTATAATTTCCAACACGATCCCGAGGAATGAGTCTTAGCTCTGAGCCATGTTTCATGAAAACATTTCCTGCAGTTTGTTGAGGATTGATGCCAATGCCATCATCCGTAATGATGGCGGATGTTGCAGGAGGAACCTTGAACTCTTCTGCAGCAAACTTTAGGACTGCAGTGAAAGGAGTTCCTTCGGGAACGGAGAGCACCTTGAATGGTAACTTGGGATCAGAGGTTAGTGTGATTTTAAAACTGACTTTGGACATCCTTGATAGTGAAATATGCTGCAATCACAAGAAGAACCTCAAGGGGAAAAAGTGACAGGGCCCTTTTGGATGGGTGTTTGAAGGAGCTAAagaatccctttttttatttatttcatcgtCATCATTTTGATTTCAGTATTCTTTTATTTCACGTACACGCGCACACTACCAATGGCAATACTACTGAGAGGAGACTACCAAACAGAAGGAGTGCACTAGTGAAGGCGgagctctctctctctctctctgtatcTACCTCGCTGCTAGAAAGAGATAAAAAGAATAGCCTAACTTACACGTCATCTCCCTATGACGTCAT
The genomic region above belongs to Lepeophtheirus salmonis chromosome 8, UVic_Lsal_1.4, whole genome shotgun sequence and contains:
- the LOC121123415 gene encoding uncharacterized protein, which produces MSKLMIKATLGNDIRRVSIHNEELTYDELILMLQRVFRGKLTNDDEILLKYKDDDGDLITIFDSADLAFGLEISPVLKLTLLVNGASEESSKALGLTGNVESVKNELRQIRDRVNRLLDSLEDDTQVVGASRKKEREVEKEVSSPSTGDEQKLSMNGEESKEFDPLQGKASQEESQPTPTPTQAPPVNTTTVPQPEQHSLNPGLQQNHQQQLYQQQQQQRIPKPPQSNVHRPYPPMMPVNMYTLQNNTPSTPTQPNPVNIPSSSAPALAPLPLTSTPYPGMLHRMQPGPGQVTGYNPYYKGVSSSAYNIPQQPGCN